In Cydia amplana chromosome 25, ilCydAmpl1.1, whole genome shotgun sequence, one genomic interval encodes:
- the LOC134659878 gene encoding protein C-mannosyl-transferase DPY19L1, translating to MEKEEIPANAESVKKPVRYSVEKIIRYTLVGLIALSLGYLHYLYVSTIFENNFNFSHLSTMEREIALRTEMGFYYSYYKTVVEERPFIAGVSKLMYDRLVEFPKEVNAFNRFNIAPEVLIGAMYRYLEPWLNTSTYRQCHLVYRGDEIEPVQSCVGLGEPILFYLEAVWWLAGLLVAALFFSAYSLSNSVLGGLLAVAQYFANHIECTRVQWAPNERENMAAPLLLLQMGLVATQLRNGRTYCRLQVSIFILNCLCLLFWQFSQFVFLTQTLIFFLMEQLRIIDLKALCIFLHSHFCGLHMAVLLLQGNDMLKTSLYTSFFLVVSTYCLFFSSFRIKVQNRFDLFVESWLVILRFLIVITSSLYLKHLISDFLEIQDDTHVWDILYSKFTSYKNFHTLLYTCSEVFDFLPLSTVVNMCKTCLIPMVVFGVCVRVYSWFGEEKKTVEKEVLEDEDSGIENNTDSKEKNDVEMDMTDSTVSYMRRLKVEPAVVYQVAQLCVFAILAALVMRLKLLLGMQLCVVSALAVNANHKVPLSVQKYLPLCWVAGCAALAHRLSVNMSAEMSHIGEFSDYQQEELLNWISTETGAKAAFAGSMPILATVMLVTRRPVVAHPHYENKEARARAYAVYKTYGKFTTDDLYKELTALKAIYLIVENKYCYGRTRQGCSFEDIWESEYPGRRGPRACHALLQGTQDHFYPVFRNNHYAVFRLHDYSVRSHKTTACHALLQGTQDHFYPVFRNNHYAVFRLHDYSVRYCPIRYMTNSNGPKTGP from the exons ATGGAAAAGGAAGAAATTCCGGCTAATGCCGAGAGCGTAAAAAAACCTGTCCGATATTCGGTTGAGAAAATTATACGATACACTTTAGTTGGTCTGATTG CTCTGTCCCTCGGCTATCTCCACTACCTGTACGTCTCAACAATCTTCGAGAACAACTTCAACTTCTCTCATCTCTCGACCATGGAGCGGGAGATCGCACTCCGCACCGAGATGGGCTTCTACTACTCGTACTACAAGACCGTGGTTGAAGAGAGACCGTTCATCGCCGGAGTGTCTAAACTCATGTATGATCGGCTCGTAGAGTTCCCAAAGGAGGTTAATGCGTTTAACAGATTCAACATCGCTCCGGAG GTCCTGATAGGAGCGATGTACCGCTACCTAGAACCGTGGTTGAACACCTCGACGTATCGGCAGTGTCACTTGGTGTACCGCGGTGATGAAATAGAACCGGTGCAAAGCTGTGTGGGCCTGGGCGAACCTATTCTGTTTTATTTGGAGGCTGTTTGGTGGTTGGCCGGGTTGTTGGTAGCAGCTCTATTCTTCTCAGCATATAGTTTGAG CAATAGCGTCCTAGGCGGACTACTAGCCGTTGCGCAGTACTTCGCGAACCATATtgag tgtACCCGGGTACAGTGGGCTCCGAACGAGCGAGAAAACATGGCCGCTCCTTTACTACTACTACAGATGGGCCTAGTGGCAACGCAATTGCGTAATGGTCGCACGTACTGCCGTCTACAG gtgTCAATCTTCATTTTGAACTGCCTCTGTCTCCTATTCTGGCAGTTCTCCCAATTCGTCTTCCTCACACAAACCCTAATTTTCTTCCTAATGGAGCAACTCAGAATAATCGACCTTAAGGCCCTCTGCATCTTCCTCCACTCACACTTCTGCGGTCTCCATATGGCCGTCTTACTGTTACAAGGGAACGATATGCTGAAAACTTCCTTGTACACGTCATTTTTCTTAGTCGTTTCCACGTATTGTTTGTTTTTCAGCTCGTTTAGAATAAAAGTGCAGAATAGGTTCGATCTATTTGTAGAATCTTGGTTAGTTATTCTAAGATTTCTAATAGTAATCACATCATCACTATATTTAAAGCATTTGATAAGcgattttcttgaaatacaagACGACACTCACGTGTGGGATATATTGTATTCTAAATTCACTAGTTATAAAAATTTTCACACTTTATTATATACTTGTTCGGAAGTATTTGACTTTTTGCCTTTAAGTACTGTTGTGAATATGTGTAAAACATGTTTAATACCTATGGTTGTGTTTGGTGTGTGTGTCCGTGTGTACTCGTGGTTTGGAGAAGAGAAAAAGACTGTGGAAAAGGAGGTTCTAGAAGATGAAGACAGCGGGATAGAAAATAATACAGATAGCAAGGAAAAG AACGACGTAGAAATGGACATGACCGATTCCACAGTGAGTTATATGCGTCGGCTCAAAGTTGAGCCAGCCGTGGTGTACCAAGTGGCTCAATTGTGTGTGTTCGCGATCCTAGCGGCTCTAGTTATGCGGCTCAAACTTCTGTTGGGTATGCAGTTGTGCGTTGTGAGCGCTCTCGCCGTAAACGCTAACCACAA GGTGCCTCTGTCGGTACAAAAATACTTGCCACTGTGCTGGGTGGCGGGCTGCGCTGCGCTTGCGCACCGCCTCAGCGTCAATATGAGCGCTGAAATGTCAcatatag GTGAATTCAGCGATTACCAACAAGAAGAACTCCTCAACTGGATCTCAACAGAGACAGGAGCAAAAGCGGCCTTTGCGGGATCCATGCCCATACTGGCCACAGTCATGCTAGTCACGCGGCGGCCCGTAGTAGCGCATCCACACTACGAGAACAAGGAGGcgag agccCGCGCTTACGCCGTATATAAAACGTATGGAAAATTCACAACCGATGATCTGTATAAAGAGTTGACGGCTCTCAAGGCCATCTACCTCATCGTCGAGAACAAGTACTGCTACGGCAGGACTCg GCAAGGCTGCTCGTTCGAGGACATCTGGGAGTCGGAGTACCCAGGGAGGCGCGGGCCGCGCGCCTGCCACGCGCTGCTACAGGGGACCCAGGACCACTTCTACCCCGTGTTCCGGAACAACCACTACGCCGTGTTCCGGCTCCACGACTACAGTGTCAG GTCGCACAAAACTACCGCCTGCCACGCGCTGCTACAGGGGACCCAGGACCACTTCTACCCCGTGTTCCGGAACAACCACTACGCCGTGTTCCGGCTCCACGACTACAGTGTCAGGTACTGTCCCATCAGATACATGACGAATAGTAACGGACCTAAAACAGGTCCTTGA
- the LOC134659879 gene encoding trypsin-like yields the protein MVFCLGDNCNHDGVPGVCLLADGCPSVLADRWKLRGAKRCGFKGREPIICCTDRDVGGTEDRFVATTPFIRSTTTEYTPPIADYKELVPGAIGEGTCAPVPQKDTVAKTGRKAFDKCIEYQEQLVYPCERGVDYTGKKSRGNYCSHNADELIVGGKDAKRDEFPHMALLSHGDGSSTSTVCGGTIISENFILTAGHCTFAPRIGDVTTVKVGLLRMTEDVPSRREHRVKRIIKHPQYKAPSKYHDIALLETETPIILGPNAIPACLDIGETVDDSRAAATGWGHNKSLGEVLDVLQKVTLQKFTPQECTEKFRNVRHLTQGYDERTQICYGDHEEKKDTCQGDSGGPLQINNARIHCMYTVIGVTSFGKYCGQVGRPGMYTRVSHYASWIESIVWP from the exons TTGCCCGTCCGTGTTGGCGGATCGATGGAAATTGAGGGGTGCGAAG CGATGCGGATTCAAGGGTCGAGAGCCCATAATCTGCTGCACTGATCGTGATGTCGGCGGGACCGAGGACCGCTTCGTGGCCACCACGCCTTTCATCCG GTCCACCACTACGGAATACACGCCCCCCATTGCTGACTATAAGGAGCTGGTCCCTGGAGCCATAGGGGAGGGCACGTGCGCCCCCGTACCTCAGAAAGATACCGTGGCCAAAACTGGGAGGAAGGCTTTTGaca AGTGCATAGAATACCAAGAGCAACTAGTGTACCCGTGCGAGCGCGGCGTGGACTACACGGGTAAGAAGAGTCGCGGTAACTACTGCTCGCACAACGCAGACGAGCTCATCGTTGGTGGGAAGGATGCCAAGCGGGACGAGTTCCCGCACATG GCGCTGCTGAGTCACGGAGACGGTTCCTCGACTTCCACAGTATGCGGCGGAACTATCATCAGTGAGAACTTCATATTGACGGCCGGACACTGTACTTTTGCACCTAGAAT TGGAGATGTAACAACGGTGAAGGTAGGGCTGCTCCGCATGACGGAGGACGTTCCCTCGCGCCGCGAGCATCGCGTCAAGCGGATCATCAAACACCCTCAGTACAAGGCGCCTTCCAAGTACCACGACATCGCCTTGCTGGAGACTGAGACGCC GATAATTTTGGGCCCTAACGCGATCCCAGCCTGCCTCGACATCGGTGAGACGGTGGACGACtcgcgcgccgccgccacggGTTGGGGGCACAACAAAAGTTTGGGGGAAGTTCTAGACGTTCTGCAGAAG gtgACACTGCAAAAGTTCACCCCGCAAGAGTGCACGGAGAAATTCCGAAACGTCCGCCATCTCACACAAGGCTACGATGAACGCACGCAGATCTGTTATGGCGACCATGAGGAGAAAAAGGATACCTGTCAG GGTGACAGCGGAGGCCCTCTCCAGATAAACAACGCGCGCATCCACTGCATGTACACCGTGATCGGTGTGACGTCATTCGGAAAGTACTGCGGGCAGGTCGGCAGGCCCGGCATGTATACCAGGGTGTCACATTACGCTAGCTGGATCGAAAGCATTGTGTGGCCTTGA